The Bubalus bubalis isolate 160015118507 breed Murrah chromosome 16, NDDB_SH_1, whole genome shotgun sequence genome window below encodes:
- the LOC102414090 gene encoding olfactory receptor 56A3-like — protein MAAHQNGSISTEFSDFLLNCFVRSPSWQHWLSLPLSFLLLLALGANITLLITIWLEASLHEPMYYLLSLLSSLDTVVCLTVIPKVLAIFWFDLRSIGFFACFFQMFIMNSFFAMESCTFMVMAYDRYVAICHPLRYPSIITDQFITKAAIFILSRSVFLTLPIPILSGRLHYCGRNIIENCICANMSVSRLSCNDITINRLYQFAGGWTLLGSDLILIFLSYTFILRAVLRLKAQGAVAKALSTCGSHFILILFFSTILLVFVFTLVVEKKMSSDVPVLLNVLHHVIPAALNPIVYGVRTQEIKQGIQRLLKKGL, from the coding sequence ATGGCAGCACACCAAAATGGCAGCATCTCCACTGAGTTTTCAGACTTCCTCCTGAACTGTTTTGTCAGGTCCCCCAGCTGGCAGCACTGGCTGTCCCTGCCCCTTAGCTTCCTCTTGCTCCTGGCCCTTGGTGCCAACATCACCCTCCTGATCACCATCTGGCTGGAGGCCTCTCTGCATGAGCCCATGTACTACCTGCTCAGCCTGCTCTCCTCACTGGACACAGTGGTCTGTCTCACTGTCATCCCCAAGGTCCTGGCCATCTTTTGGTTTGACCTCAGGTCCATCGGCTTCTTTGCCTGCTTCTTTCAGATGTTCATCATGAATAGTTTCTTTGCCATGGAGTCCTGCACATTCATggtcatggcctatgaccgctatgtggccatctgccatCCATTGAGGTACCCATCCATCATCACTGACCAATTTATAACCAAGGCAGCCATTTTCATTTTGTCCAGAAGTGTCTTTTTGACACTGCCCATCCCCATTCTCTCAGGACGTCTGCATTACTGTGGGAGAAACATCATTGAGAACTGCATCTGTGCCAATATGTCTGTCTCCAGGCTCTCCTGTAATGATATTACCATCAATCGTCTCTACCAATTTGCTGGAGGCTGGACTCTGCTGGGATCTGACCTCATCCTCATCTTCCTCTCCTACACCTTCATACTGAGGGCTGTGCTGAGACTCAAGGCACAGGGAGCTGTGGCCAAGGCCCTAAGCACATGTGGCTCCCACTTCATCCTGATCCTCTTCTTCAGCACCATCCTTCTGGTTTTTGTCTTCACACTTGtggtagaaaagaaaatgtcctcTGATGTGCCTGTCTTGCTCAATGTCCTCCACCATGTCATCCCTGCAGCCCTCAACCCCATTGTCTATGGGGTGCGAACCCAGGAGATCAAGCAAGGAATCCAGAGGTTACTGAAGAAAGGATTGTGA